A genomic window from Flavobacterium sp. I3-2 includes:
- the rpsT gene encoding 30S ribosomal protein S20 yields MANHKSALKRIRSNEKKRVLNKYQHKTTRNAIKALRLIEDKAEATAKLVVVTSMIDKLAKKNIIHDNKASNLKSKLTKHVSAL; encoded by the coding sequence ATGGCAAATCACAAGTCAGCATTAAAGAGAATTAGAAGTAACGAGAAAAAAAGAGTGTTAAATAAATACCAACACAAAACAACTCGTAACGCAATCAAAGCTTTACGTTTAATCGAAGATAAAGCTGAAGCTACTGCAAAATTAGTTGTTGTAACTTCAATGATTGATAAATTAGCTAAGAAGAATATCATTCATGATAACAAAGCTTCTAACTTAAAATCTAAGTTAACTAAACATGTTTCTGCACTTTAA
- the proS gene encoding proline--tRNA ligase gives MSKNITKRSEDYSKWYNELVVKADLAENSGVRGCMVIKPYGYAIWEKMQAQLDKMFKETGHQNAYFPLFVPKSMFEAEEKNAEGFAKECAIVTHYRLKNDENNKGKLIVDPNAKLEEELIVRPTSEAIIWSTYKKWVNSYRDLPLLINQWANVVRWEMRTRLFLRTAEFLWQEGHTAHATREEALAEAQQMHQVYTDFVQDFMAIPVVKGAKTETERFAGADETYTIEALMQDGKALQAGTSHFLGQNFAKAFDVKFANQEGKLEHVWGTSWGVSTRLMGALIMTHSDDNGLVLPPNLAPIQVVIVPIHKTDEQLAEISEQVNELVKKLRKLNVSVKFDDRTNLKPGFKFNEHELKGVPIRLAVGPKDLENGTYEVARRDTLTKEVVSKDGIEMYLVDLLETIQKEMFQKSLAFRDSYITEVNSFEEFKDVLETKGGFVLAHWDGTAETEDKIKDLTKATIRCIPLDRKEEKGSCVLTGQPSEGRVLFAKAY, from the coding sequence ATGAGCAAGAACATCACAAAAAGATCAGAGGATTATTCTAAATGGTATAATGAATTAGTCGTTAAAGCCGATTTAGCTGAAAACTCAGGAGTTAGGGGATGTATGGTGATTAAACCGTACGGCTATGCAATTTGGGAAAAAATGCAAGCGCAATTAGATAAAATGTTTAAAGAGACAGGACATCAGAACGCCTATTTCCCGCTTTTTGTACCCAAAAGTATGTTTGAAGCTGAAGAAAAAAACGCAGAAGGTTTTGCGAAAGAATGTGCAATTGTAACGCATTATCGTTTAAAAAATGACGAAAATAATAAAGGAAAATTAATTGTAGACCCAAATGCTAAATTAGAAGAAGAGTTGATTGTACGTCCGACTTCCGAAGCGATTATTTGGTCAACATATAAAAAATGGGTGAATTCGTATAGAGATTTACCATTGTTAATTAATCAATGGGCTAATGTGGTTCGTTGGGAAATGCGTACGCGTTTGTTTTTACGTACAGCTGAATTTTTATGGCAAGAAGGGCATACGGCGCATGCGACTCGTGAAGAAGCATTAGCTGAAGCACAGCAAATGCATCAGGTTTATACTGATTTTGTTCAGGATTTTATGGCTATTCCTGTGGTTAAAGGTGCGAAAACTGAAACGGAACGTTTTGCAGGAGCTGATGAAACTTATACTATCGAGGCGTTAATGCAGGATGGTAAAGCTTTACAAGCAGGAACTTCTCATTTCTTAGGTCAAAATTTCGCAAAAGCTTTTGATGTAAAGTTTGCTAACCAAGAAGGGAAATTAGAGCATGTTTGGGGTACATCTTGGGGAGTTTCAACTCGCTTGATGGGAGCTTTGATTATGACGCATTCAGATGATAATGGATTGGTTTTGCCTCCAAATTTGGCGCCAATTCAAGTGGTTATTGTTCCTATTCATAAAACAGATGAACAATTAGCTGAGATTTCTGAACAAGTAAATGAATTAGTTAAGAAATTACGTAAATTAAATGTGAGTGTAAAATTTGACGATAGAACGAATTTAAAGCCTGGGTTTAAATTTAATGAACACGAATTAAAAGGAGTGCCGATTCGTTTAGCTGTTGGTCCAAAAGATTTGGAAAATGGAACTTATGAAGTGGCACGTCGTGATACGTTAACAAAAGAAGTTGTTTCTAAAGATGGAATAGAAATGTATCTTGTTGATTTGTTAGAAACAATTCAGAAAGAAATGTTTCAAAAATCACTTGCTTTTAGAGATAGTTATATAACGGAAGTGAACTCATTTGAGGAGTTTAAAGATGTTTTAGAAACTAAAGGAGGTTTTGTGTTGGCGCATTGGGATGGAACTGCTGAAACAGAAGATAAAATTAAAGATTTAACAAAGGCGACTATTCGTTGTATTCCTTTAGATAGAAAAGAAGAAAAGGGAAGTTGTGTTTTAACAGGACAACCTTCTGAAGGGCGCGTTTTATTTGCAAAAGCATACTAA
- a CDS encoding OmpP1/FadL family transporter, with the protein MKKYIIFAGALFIAPQIWSQELEPTDAIQFGSNQLNGSARYNAMGGAFGAIGGDVSAIQDNAAGSAVFNYNNISFGANISGRKNNASFLNYNATEKNTALDFSHFGAVFVIDGKEDSKIKNYNFGLIINNQATYDNNYRIQGINNQSIGNYFLRHANFGDNGSPIPLDLVQTRQGETIGDLYNYLNSVPNGFPAQQAMLGYQGYILNNEPNGSYSLNVAPGKYYQETLMSTSGFNSKLTGNFGLNIDNKYYLGANLNVSFIDFNKSISTFEENTASVTNGVGTILFDNNIYTYGSGFSFNIGGIAKITENARVGLSYESPTWYGLNDESQQRLQTYNYENGVRSMYDVNPNLVTLFDRYRIKTPSVFGASFAYIFGKSGIISVDYKIKDFSTTKYSSDTSNFNDLNNYYSNNLKSSSEVRIGGEYRISQVSLRAGYRYVQSPYKQTNIIGDVNSVSGGIGYSFGSARLDFGYSFTHQPISMNVISSGLNDYASVKTKHNNFSLTYSFSF; encoded by the coding sequence ATGAAAAAATATATAATTTTTGCAGGAGCATTATTTATAGCTCCACAAATTTGGTCACAAGAATTAGAACCAACGGATGCTATTCAATTTGGAAGTAATCAATTAAATGGATCAGCAAGATACAATGCAATGGGTGGCGCCTTCGGTGCAATTGGTGGAGATGTTTCCGCAATACAAGATAACGCCGCAGGTTCTGCTGTTTTTAATTACAATAACATTTCATTCGGAGCAAACATTAGCGGAAGAAAAAACAATGCTTCTTTTCTAAACTACAATGCAACAGAAAAAAACACAGCTTTAGATTTTTCACACTTCGGAGCCGTTTTTGTAATTGATGGAAAAGAAGACAGTAAAATAAAAAATTACAATTTTGGCTTAATCATAAACAATCAAGCAACCTACGATAACAACTATCGTATTCAAGGAATAAATAATCAGTCTATCGGAAATTATTTTTTACGACATGCTAATTTTGGAGATAATGGGTCACCAATTCCATTAGATTTAGTACAAACAAGACAAGGCGAAACCATTGGCGATTTATACAATTATTTAAATTCTGTTCCCAATGGATTTCCTGCGCAACAAGCTATGTTAGGCTATCAAGGTTATATATTAAACAACGAACCAAACGGCAGCTATTCGCTAAATGTTGCTCCTGGAAAATATTATCAAGAAACCTTAATGAGTACTTCAGGATTTAATAGTAAGTTGACCGGAAACTTTGGTTTAAACATAGACAATAAATATTATTTAGGAGCTAATTTAAATGTAAGTTTTATTGACTTTAATAAATCCATTTCAACCTTTGAAGAAAATACAGCATCTGTAACCAATGGAGTTGGAACCATTCTATTTGACAATAATATTTATACTTATGGTAGCGGATTTTCGTTCAATATTGGAGGTATCGCAAAAATAACAGAAAATGCTCGAGTTGGTTTAAGCTATGAATCTCCAACTTGGTACGGTTTAAATGACGAAAGTCAACAACGTTTACAAACATATAATTACGAAAATGGCGTTCGCAGTATGTATGATGTTAATCCAAATTTAGTAACTTTATTTGATAGATATCGTATTAAAACACCATCTGTTTTCGGAGCAAGTTTTGCATACATTTTTGGAAAATCAGGTATAATCAGTGTTGATTATAAAATCAAAGATTTCAGTACAACCAAATATTCAAGCGATACATCAAATTTCAATGATTTAAATAATTATTACAGTAACAATTTAAAATCAAGCTCTGAAGTTAGAATCGGTGGAGAATATAGAATTAGCCAAGTTAGTTTAAGAGCAGGTTATCGATACGTTCAAAGTCCTTATAAACAAACAAATATAATTGGCGACGTCAATTCTGTTTCTGGAGGTATAGGCTACAGCTTCGGTTCAGCTCGCTTAGATTTTGGATATTCTTTCACACATCAACCAATAAGTATGAATGTTATAAGTTCTGGACTAAACGATTATGCCTCAGTTAAAACAAAACATAACAATTTCTCTTTAACTTATTCATTCAGTTTTTAG
- the rimO gene encoding 30S ribosomal protein S12 methylthiotransferase RimO — MRTKSVKKNKINVITLGCSKNIYDSEVLMGQLKASGKEVTHEAVKDEGNIIVINTCGFINNAKAESVNTILEYVEKKEQGLVDKVFVTGCLSERYRPDLEAEIPNVDQYFGTTDLPLLLKALGADYKHELLGERLTTTPKNYAYLKIAEGCDRPCSFCAIPIMRGKHVSQPIEKLVKEAEGLAKDGVKELILIAQDLTYYGLDLYKKRNLAELLENLVKIEGIEWIRLHYAFPTGFPMDVLELMRNEPKICNYLDIPLQHISDNILKSMRRGTTQEKTTKLLKEFRETVPGMTIRTTLIVGYPGETEEDFKILKDWVQEMKFERLGCFPYSHEENTHAYLLEDDVPDEVKQQRAEEIMELQSQISWDLNQEKIGKIFKCIIDRKEGNHFIGRTEFDSPDVDNEVLIDATKHYVKVGEFVNIMIDEATEFDLYGTPVTK, encoded by the coding sequence ATGAGAACTAAATCTGTAAAGAAAAATAAAATCAATGTAATTACGCTGGGATGCTCTAAAAACATTTACGATAGTGAAGTTTTAATGGGACAACTTAAAGCTAGCGGAAAAGAAGTAACACACGAAGCTGTTAAAGATGAAGGTAACATTATTGTAATCAATACTTGTGGTTTTATCAATAATGCTAAAGCCGAATCTGTAAACACTATTTTAGAGTACGTTGAGAAAAAAGAACAAGGCCTAGTTGACAAAGTTTTTGTTACAGGTTGTTTATCTGAAAGATACAGACCCGATTTGGAAGCAGAAATTCCAAACGTAGATCAATATTTCGGAACTACAGATTTACCTCTTTTACTAAAAGCTTTAGGAGCAGATTACAAGCACGAATTATTAGGAGAACGTTTAACAACAACTCCGAAAAATTACGCTTATCTAAAAATAGCCGAAGGTTGTGACAGGCCATGCTCTTTCTGTGCAATTCCGATTATGCGCGGAAAGCACGTTTCGCAACCAATCGAAAAATTAGTCAAAGAAGCAGAAGGATTAGCTAAAGACGGGGTAAAAGAATTAATTTTAATCGCTCAAGATTTAACGTATTACGGTTTAGATTTATACAAAAAACGCAATCTTGCTGAGTTACTAGAAAACTTAGTTAAAATTGAAGGAATTGAATGGATTCGTTTGCATTACGCCTTCCCTACCGGTTTTCCGATGGACGTTTTAGAATTAATGCGAAACGAACCTAAAATTTGTAATTATTTAGACATTCCATTGCAACACATTTCAGACAATATTTTGAAATCGATGCGTCGTGGAACAACTCAAGAAAAAACAACTAAACTATTAAAAGAATTCAGAGAAACTGTCCCTGGAATGACAATCAGAACAACTCTTATCGTTGGATATCCAGGAGAAACTGAAGAAGACTTTAAAATCTTAAAAGATTGGGTCCAAGAAATGAAATTTGAACGTTTAGGATGTTTCCCATATTCTCACGAAGAAAATACGCACGCTTATTTACTTGAAGATGATGTTCCAGACGAAGTAAAACAACAACGCGCTGAAGAAATCATGGAATTACAATCGCAAATTTCTTGGGATTTAAATCAAGAAAAAATCGGTAAAATATTCAAATGCATCATCGACCGTAAAGAAGGAAATCATTTCATTGGAAGAACTGAATTTGATAGCCCAGATGTAGATAACGAAGTTTTAATTGATGCAACCAAACACTACGTTAAAGTAGGTGAATTTGTAAATATTATGATTGACGAAGCTACAGAATTTGATTTATACGGTACACCCGTTACAAAATAA
- a CDS encoding AEC family transporter — protein MANIILLFLCLIIGILIQRIKAFPKNTSAVLNQYILFIALPAMALHYLPKVQLSLDLLLPASIAWLSFGLAFILFNILGKIFGWSKKLIGCLILTAGLGNTSFVGIPIIQALFGDEGLETLIIVDLPGTFVVFSTLGIITATLYSNQKKSNDGSILKKMLSFPPLIAFLVGISLAIFKIDFPEALSTVFKQLAITISPIALISVGFQLRFKTYSKHFKFLALGLFFQLILFPAIIFGIFYGILNQTDLVAKVCIIESAMAPMITAAILSNANGLKPELSNMMVGYGIPISFITIGIWYVIIEHIFI, from the coding sequence ATGGCAAATATCATCTTACTTTTTTTGTGTTTAATCATCGGAATATTAATCCAAAGAATTAAAGCTTTTCCTAAAAATACTTCGGCTGTACTAAACCAATACATTTTATTCATTGCATTACCAGCAATGGCATTACATTATTTACCAAAAGTTCAATTAAGCTTAGATTTACTTTTACCTGCTTCAATTGCTTGGTTATCTTTTGGATTAGCTTTTATTTTATTTAATATTTTAGGCAAAATATTTGGATGGTCAAAAAAATTAATTGGATGCTTAATTTTAACCGCTGGATTAGGAAACACTTCTTTTGTTGGAATTCCAATCATTCAAGCTTTATTTGGCGATGAAGGATTAGAAACATTAATCATTGTTGATTTACCAGGAACATTTGTTGTTTTCTCGACTTTAGGAATCATTACAGCAACATTATATTCGAATCAGAAAAAATCAAATGACGGTTCAATTTTAAAAAAGATGTTATCATTTCCCCCTTTAATTGCATTTTTAGTAGGAATTAGTTTAGCCATTTTTAAAATAGATTTTCCTGAAGCACTTTCAACTGTATTTAAACAATTAGCCATAACAATATCACCTATTGCATTAATATCAGTAGGATTTCAATTACGATTTAAAACCTATAGTAAACATTTTAAATTTTTAGCTTTGGGATTATTTTTCCAATTGATACTATTTCCAGCTATTATTTTCGGGATATTTTATGGAATCCTAAACCAAACTGATTTAGTAGCCAAAGTTTGTATTATTGAATCCGCTATGGCTCCAATGATTACAGCAGCAATTTTATCCAATGCAAACGGATTAAAACCCGAATTAAGTAACATGATGGTTGGTTACGGAATTCCGATTTCGTTTATTACGATTGGTATTTGGTATGTGATCATTGAACATATTTTTATATAA
- a CDS encoding DUF2059 domain-containing protein: MKKLLVLFFFIFTPTLISAQANKQDVKKLLEVSGFSDKYSVIINQLADNLSEDDQDSFKKDVQNYLDKIIKKQIDAYASSFSQDEVLKLIEFYKSPLGIKLKEKSELIDEQTLLELSKTQYELQGILMKYMM; encoded by the coding sequence ATGAAAAAGCTTTTGGTATTGTTCTTTTTTATCTTTACGCCAACTTTAATTTCGGCCCAAGCTAATAAACAAGATGTAAAAAAATTATTAGAAGTAAGTGGTTTTTCTGATAAATATAGTGTAATTATCAATCAGCTAGCAGATAATTTATCTGAAGATGATCAAGATAGTTTCAAAAAAGATGTTCAAAATTATTTAGATAAAATCATTAAAAAGCAAATTGATGCTTACGCTTCTTCTTTTTCTCAAGACGAAGTTTTAAAACTAATCGAATTTTATAAATCACCACTCGGGATTAAGTTAAAAGAAAAGTCTGAATTAATTGACGAACAAACTTTACTTGAATTAAGTAAAACACAATACGAATTACAAGGTATTTTAATGAAATATATGATGTAA
- a CDS encoding 7-carboxy-7-deazaguanine synthase QueE: MQTLETKLNLENGTYLPLMEEFYTIQGEGNYTGTAAYFIRLGGCDVGCHWCDVKESWDENLHPLTSVETIVTNAKLNGKLAVITGGEPLMWNLNKLTESLQSEGIQTNMETSGAYELSGSWDWICLSPKKTKLPTQSVYDAAHELKVIIYNHNDFKFAEEQASKVNDKAVLFLQPEWSKSEEMLPFIIDYVKNNPKWRISLQTHKYLDIP, from the coding sequence ATGCAAACTTTAGAAACAAAATTGAATTTAGAAAACGGAACATATTTACCTTTAATGGAAGAGTTTTATACCATTCAAGGTGAAGGTAATTATACAGGAACAGCAGCTTATTTTATTAGGCTAGGAGGTTGCGACGTAGGATGCCATTGGTGTGATGTAAAAGAAAGTTGGGATGAAAATTTACATCCATTAACTTCTGTAGAAACGATCGTTACTAATGCTAAATTAAATGGAAAGTTAGCTGTTATTACTGGTGGCGAACCTTTGATGTGGAATTTAAATAAATTAACTGAATCTTTACAATCGGAAGGAATTCAAACCAATATGGAAACTTCGGGAGCTTATGAATTATCGGGTTCTTGGGATTGGATTTGTCTTTCACCTAAAAAAACGAAATTACCTACGCAAAGTGTGTATGATGCTGCTCACGAATTAAAAGTTATTATTTATAATCATAACGATTTTAAATTTGCTGAAGAACAAGCTTCGAAAGTAAATGATAAAGCGGTTTTGTTTTTACAGCCTGAATGGAGTAAAAGTGAAGAGATGTTGCCGTTTATTATAGATTATGTGAAAAATAATCCTAAATGGAGAATTTCATTACAAACTCATAAATATTTGGATATTCCTTAA
- a CDS encoding tetratricopeptide repeat protein has product MNKTITLSLLFAVIASSNAQTSVDVEKAIKFGKYDVAKIELYKLLKTEPNQGANYYNLGKIHLLQNNADSATFYFKNGLRAAKNAAINNIGLGQLALNSGKEKEARSKFNGAQANIKRDDISTYLLISQACLDANTPDITRATEFANKAIKAKPNNVEAIVMLGDIYLADKSSKLALSKYREALAVNPKSPLALMKIATISTYNKDYATAVQKLNDVVKDYPDFEPAYKELAFTNYLWNKEEKDSNKIANASAAYSKYHKLIGESVDSDNNYADFLIKIKDFDSLDEFSKARWKSRGENFPIYKYAAISAYEKGNNEDAITFINKYFDVVENKESFKGIDYLYLGLAEIAQSKTKDGTFEKSGYENGLANVKKGISIDNSLAEEMNAYALDLFKKGNYEQAYYLFDLGTLNTESPNYVYDTYYKGNCLFLTNEKPMFDNQLQRATEAFNEAIRVSPTTHEALFMNARAYRFIDTDASKVAMEKNYVAFTEAVANKKMFNDPELKDALVESYMFIGVQNMKTDKAKATKAFNKVLELDSNHEYSLNALKKLNKK; this is encoded by the coding sequence ATGAATAAAACTATTACTTTAAGTTTATTATTTGCAGTAATAGCTTCGTCAAATGCGCAAACTTCTGTTGATGTCGAAAAGGCAATTAAGTTTGGGAAATATGATGTAGCTAAGATTGAATTATACAAATTATTAAAAACAGAACCTAACCAAGGAGCTAATTATTATAATTTAGGAAAAATTCATTTATTACAAAATAATGCTGATTCAGCAACTTTTTATTTTAAGAATGGATTGCGTGCCGCTAAAAATGCTGCCATAAACAATATTGGTTTAGGTCAATTAGCTTTAAATTCTGGAAAAGAAAAAGAAGCTAGATCAAAATTTAATGGTGCACAAGCAAATATTAAGAGAGATGATATTTCTACTTACTTATTAATTTCTCAAGCTTGTTTAGATGCAAATACTCCTGATATTACTAGAGCAACAGAATTCGCAAACAAAGCAATCAAAGCAAAACCTAATAATGTTGAAGCTATTGTAATGTTAGGTGATATTTACCTTGCAGATAAATCATCAAAATTGGCATTGTCAAAATACAGAGAAGCTTTAGCTGTAAATCCAAAGTCTCCTTTGGCTTTAATGAAAATAGCTACAATTTCAACCTATAATAAAGATTATGCAACTGCCGTTCAAAAATTAAATGATGTAGTCAAAGATTATCCTGATTTTGAACCTGCTTACAAAGAATTAGCTTTTACGAATTATTTATGGAATAAAGAAGAGAAAGATTCAAATAAAATAGCTAATGCTTCTGCAGCTTATTCTAAATACCATAAACTGATTGGTGAATCTGTTGATTCGGATAATAACTATGCTGATTTTTTAATTAAAATCAAAGACTTCGATTCTCTAGACGAATTTTCAAAAGCACGTTGGAAATCAAGAGGAGAAAACTTCCCGATTTATAAATATGCTGCAATTTCTGCATATGAAAAAGGTAATAATGAAGATGCAATTACATTCATCAATAAATATTTTGATGTTGTAGAGAATAAAGAGTCATTCAAAGGAATTGACTATTTATACTTAGGTTTAGCAGAAATTGCTCAATCGAAAACTAAAGATGGAACTTTTGAGAAAAGTGGATATGAAAATGGATTAGCTAATGTCAAAAAAGGTATTAGTATTGATAATTCTTTAGCAGAAGAAATGAATGCTTATGCTTTAGATTTATTTAAAAAAGGAAATTACGAACAAGCTTATTATTTGTTTGATTTAGGAACTCTAAATACAGAAAGTCCAAATTATGTTTATGATACTTATTATAAAGGTAATTGTTTGTTTCTGACAAATGAAAAACCAATGTTTGATAATCAATTGCAAAGAGCAACTGAAGCTTTTAATGAAGCAATTCGAGTTTCGCCAACAACACACGAAGCTTTATTTATGAATGCAAGAGCATATCGTTTTATTGATACCGATGCTTCAAAAGTAGCTATGGAAAAAAATTATGTAGCTTTTACAGAAGCTGTTGCAAACAAAAAAATGTTTAATGATCCAGAATTAAAAGATGCTTTAGTGGAATCTTATATGTTTATTGGTGTTCAAAACATGAAAACTGATAAAGCTAAAGCAACTAAAGCTTTTAATAAAGTATTAGAATTAGATTCAAATCATGAATATTCTTTAAACGCTTTAAAAAAGTTAAATAAAAAATAA
- a CDS encoding PstS family phosphate ABC transporter substrate-binding protein, giving the protein MKKYLLGIGFFAFTGLLICCKKESENQVVEETYATGTTSVFVEESIVPIFDDINKVFMNTYDKATINIIPKTENEIVNYMLQDSVKIAVLPRKLNEKELKHFEGKKNVNQTPFAKDAIIFVNAKSSSDSLIDVKTIVDLIKNPKSQADHVIVFDNINSSLSQYFKNKAGVSEFGDNVYFAKDTKEVVEYTSKNNKAIGIVGINWLLQPNQEIANLKQNLKSMSVLNESDNKYYRPSQSTIADGSYPLIRELYVIEAQGVSGLGKGVSSFAASDRGQRIVLKSGLFPYKQPTREIIINEN; this is encoded by the coding sequence ATGAAAAAATATTTGTTAGGTATTGGTTTTTTTGCCTTTACTGGTTTATTGATTTGTTGTAAAAAAGAGTCAGAAAATCAAGTTGTTGAGGAGACATATGCAACAGGTACAACTTCGGTTTTCGTTGAAGAATCTATTGTGCCTATTTTTGACGACATCAATAAAGTGTTTATGAATACCTACGATAAGGCAACAATTAATATTATTCCGAAGACTGAAAATGAAATTGTAAATTATATGTTACAAGATTCTGTAAAGATTGCTGTTTTGCCTCGTAAGTTAAATGAAAAGGAATTGAAACATTTCGAAGGAAAAAAGAATGTAAATCAAACTCCTTTTGCTAAAGATGCTATCATTTTTGTTAATGCAAAGTCAAGCAGTGATTCATTAATTGATGTTAAAACAATCGTAGATTTAATTAAAAATCCAAAGTCACAAGCTGATCATGTAATTGTTTTTGATAATATTAATTCAAGTTTAAGTCAGTATTTTAAAAATAAAGCTGGTGTTTCTGAATTTGGAGATAATGTTTATTTTGCAAAAGATACCAAGGAAGTAGTTGAGTACACTTCTAAAAATAATAAAGCAATTGGAATTGTGGGAATCAATTGGTTGTTGCAACCTAATCAAGAAATTGCTAATTTGAAACAAAATTTAAAATCGATGTCGGTTTTAAATGAATCAGATAACAAATATTATCGTCCTTCACAATCCACAATTGCTGATGGTTCTTATCCTTTGATTAGAGAATTATACGTTATCGAAGCTCAAGGTGTTTCAGGTTTAGGTAAAGGAGTTTCATCTTTCGCAGCGAGTGATCGAGGACAACGAATTGTTCTTAAGTCTGGACTTTTTCCTTACAAACAGCCAACAAGAGAAATTATTATAAACGAAAATTAA
- a CDS encoding energy transducer TonB — MANMNVFGKDWTNIVFEGRNKAYGAYKLREESTKNTFIALLFGMGVIALGFASKTIYDAVFLGSSSRGADTDQIEVVEVELPELPDPEPEVEEIKEELPPPPPEEKPADASKSVQDEKALTETVIKKDNEVKEQKMAAQDEFDDKTTSGADNKKGSADGDFKSDGSKTGDADKGSQGSGKGNTFSDDDNKIHNLFQNKAEPVDGMQKFYQQFMRKFNSPEVGSNVNQFKVVLKFVVEKDGSFTDIQIVNDQYGAGKEAIRVLKSMPKWKPGMQNGKPVRSSFNLPITVRVSN; from the coding sequence ATGGCAAATATGAATGTTTTCGGTAAAGATTGGACGAATATTGTATTTGAGGGACGAAACAAAGCCTACGGAGCTTACAAGCTTCGTGAAGAAAGCACAAAAAATACTTTTATTGCCTTGTTATTTGGTATGGGAGTTATTGCTTTAGGTTTTGCTAGTAAAACCATCTACGATGCCGTTTTTTTAGGCTCTTCTTCGAGAGGTGCTGATACCGATCAAATTGAAGTGGTTGAAGTAGAACTTCCTGAATTGCCTGATCCAGAACCAGAAGTTGAGGAAATTAAGGAAGAATTACCACCTCCTCCACCTGAAGAAAAACCAGCAGACGCTTCTAAATCTGTTCAAGATGAAAAAGCATTAACCGAAACTGTTATCAAAAAGGATAATGAGGTTAAAGAACAAAAGATGGCTGCTCAGGATGAGTTTGACGATAAAACTACTTCTGGTGCTGATAATAAAAAAGGTTCAGCAGATGGAGATTTTAAATCGGATGGTAGTAAAACTGGTGATGCAGATAAAGGTTCTCAAGGTTCTGGTAAAGGGAATACTTTTTCAGATGATGATAACAAAATTCACAACCTTTTTCAAAATAAAGCTGAGCCTGTAGATGGAATGCAGAAGTTTTATCAACAATTCATGAGAAAATTCAATTCACCTGAAGTTGGTTCAAACGTAAATCAGTTTAAAGTTGTTTTAAAATTCGTTGTTGAAAAAGATGGTTCTTTTACTGATATCCAAATTGTTAACGATCAATATGGTGCAGGTAAAGAAGCAATCAGAGTTTTGAAATCAATGCCTAAATGGAAACCTGGAATGCAAAACGGAAAACCAGTACGTTCAAGTTTTAACCTTCCAATTACTGTTAGAGTTTCAAACTAA
- a CDS encoding ExbD/TolR family protein, protein MAELNTDNGGGKGGKKVRSKKQNAGVDLTAMVDLAFLLITFFMLTTSLSKPQSMELTMPDKSRQEENEKIPAKESKTMTILIGKDNSLKYYMGMFDDPYQGIGPTDSTYGKDGIRQVILQKMSNLKAQGFVDKEGLLVLIKSTDDATYTNMIDILDEMAITGVKLYAINDMTDAEKEIMQ, encoded by the coding sequence ATGGCAGAATTAAATACAGATAATGGTGGCGGAAAAGGCGGTAAAAAAGTAAGAAGTAAAAAACAAAATGCTGGAGTAGATTTAACTGCGATGGTAGATTTAGCTTTCTTATTGATTACTTTCTTCATGCTTACGACGTCATTATCAAAACCTCAGTCAATGGAATTGACGATGCCTGATAAGTCTAGACAGGAAGAAAATGAAAAAATTCCAGCAAAAGAATCGAAAACGATGACTATTTTAATAGGAAAAGATAATTCTTTAAAATATTATATGGGAATGTTTGATGATCCTTATCAAGGAATTGGTCCAACGGATTCAACTTATGGTAAAGATGGTATTAGACAAGTTATTTTACAAAAAATGTCTAATCTAAAGGCTCAAGGATTCGTTGATAAAGAAGGATTGTTGGTTTTGATTAAATCAACAGATGATGCAACTTATACAAACATGATAGATATTTTAGATGAAATGGCTATTACAGGAGTTAAATTGTATGCAATCAATGATATGACTGACGCGGAAAAAGAAATCATGCAGTAA